Proteins co-encoded in one Ignavibacteria bacterium genomic window:
- a CDS encoding efflux RND transporter permease subunit, with protein sequence MTITELSIKRPSLIIVLFTVLILLGLFSYQQLSYELLPKISPPVIVIITTYPGASPDEVETSVTKIIEDAVSGQDQVSTVNATSSENLSLITVEFNQSVNIDLALQDAQRRVNQIVAKLPDDIDPPTLLKIALDEIPILRIGTTSNLPPNEFRTFLNDFVKPELAQVKGVAQISFVGGQEREIQILLNEQKLKSYNLSINTVTQIIRASNLDFPAGAIKDADAQYVVRIAGKFNNIDDLRNMVILRNFNGSDIMLSDVAEVIDGTKEFTQQSRIDGVPSVGVLIQKQSDANAVEVAKVSKQTLLELEKQYSNINLKFDIAQDGSLYTIAAADAVKEDLAIAVVLVALVMLLFLHSFRNSVIVLIAIPSSLISTFIAIYAFGFTLNLMTLLALSLVVGILVDDSIVVLENIYHHLEKGADRRVAALKGRNEIGFAALSITLVDVAVFLPLALVTGIVGNILRQFSLVVVVSTLMSLLVSFTITPMLASRFSNIEKFSENTLFGRFVNGFERAFKKLTEDYIALLKWGLNHKKTVFLVTTVLFLGSLSLVPLGFIGGEFMTVADRGEFTVVVEMPSSTNIRETNFKSMEIEKIISQIPEVKRINTTAGLAAEGMLGQNANNISSIDVTLIPRKERKRSTDEISEEIRQKLNARPGLKVHVNPIGIFGTANQTPIMLVVSGANLDSVRVAAEKLAEVIKKVPGTADVRLSSEQGKKEISVKVNRRLMASYGLTLAEVGQTLRIAFTGDNNTKFRDGRNEFDIRIMLDNVSRNKTSSLEEMIFTSRTGKQVKLSQFATLESTTGPSKLTRTDRSNALYVYSQAVGRPTGSIAQDIDIARAKVNFPAGVTFKYMGDVKMQGESFSSMFLALTAAILFVYLIMVALYDNWVYPFVVLFSIPVAMVGALLALAMAMKSLSIFSMLGIVMLVGLVAKNAILLVDRANQMKLEQGVSSRDALVEAGRSRLRPIVMTTLTMIMGMIPIAMSSSDGSEWKSGLAWGIIGGLSSSLLLTLVLVPVVYELVDNTGARIKKLLKRKEAVN encoded by the coding sequence ATGACAATTACTGAATTATCGATCAAGCGACCCTCCCTGATCATTGTTCTGTTTACGGTACTGATTCTTTTAGGACTTTTCAGTTACCAGCAACTGAGCTATGAGTTGCTCCCAAAAATCAGCCCCCCTGTAATAGTGATCATTACCACTTATCCGGGTGCATCACCCGATGAAGTGGAAACTTCGGTTACCAAAATAATTGAAGATGCAGTCTCCGGACAGGATCAGGTATCCACTGTAAATGCAACTTCTTCAGAAAATTTATCCCTCATTACAGTTGAGTTTAATCAGTCTGTGAATATAGATCTTGCTCTACAGGATGCTCAAAGAAGAGTAAACCAGATAGTGGCAAAGCTCCCGGATGACATCGATCCGCCTACACTTCTTAAAATTGCTCTTGATGAGATCCCCATTTTAAGAATCGGTACAACAAGCAACCTTCCACCAAACGAGTTTAGAACCTTTCTGAATGATTTTGTGAAGCCTGAACTCGCACAGGTAAAAGGTGTTGCTCAAATTTCATTTGTGGGAGGTCAGGAACGCGAAATTCAAATCCTCCTAAATGAGCAGAAATTAAAGAGTTACAATCTTTCAATAAATACAGTCACTCAGATTATCCGGGCTTCAAATCTGGATTTTCCTGCGGGTGCAATCAAAGACGCTGATGCACAATATGTGGTCAGAATCGCAGGTAAGTTCAATAATATCGACGATCTTCGAAATATGGTGATTCTGCGAAACTTCAATGGCTCAGACATAATGCTAAGCGATGTCGCGGAAGTTATTGATGGCACCAAGGAATTCACCCAGCAATCGCGTATTGATGGAGTTCCATCTGTGGGAGTGCTCATACAAAAGCAATCGGACGCTAACGCAGTGGAAGTTGCAAAAGTAAGTAAGCAAACCCTCCTCGAACTTGAAAAACAGTATTCGAATATCAATTTAAAGTTCGATATTGCTCAGGATGGTTCGCTCTATACTATCGCTGCAGCCGATGCTGTAAAAGAAGATCTTGCAATCGCGGTGGTTCTTGTTGCGCTTGTGATGCTTCTATTCCTGCATTCATTCAGGAACTCGGTAATCGTATTGATCGCAATTCCATCATCCTTGATTTCCACCTTTATAGCGATATATGCGTTTGGATTTACACTCAACCTGATGACCCTGTTGGCTCTGTCTCTCGTCGTGGGTATCCTCGTCGACGATTCTATCGTGGTGCTGGAAAATATTTATCACCACCTGGAAAAAGGTGCGGACAGACGGGTTGCAGCTCTGAAAGGAAGAAATGAGATTGGATTTGCCGCTCTGTCAATTACCCTTGTGGATGTGGCGGTTTTCCTTCCGCTTGCTTTAGTAACGGGTATCGTGGGTAATATTTTGAGGCAGTTTTCTCTCGTTGTTGTAGTATCCACTCTTATGAGTCTGCTGGTTTCGTTTACGATTACTCCAATGCTGGCATCAAGGTTCTCGAACATTGAAAAGTTCTCCGAAAATACACTCTTCGGCAGATTTGTTAACGGATTTGAGAGAGCATTCAAAAAGTTGACCGAGGATTACATTGCACTTCTAAAATGGGGTCTGAACCATAAGAAAACAGTGTTCCTTGTTACTACAGTTCTTTTTCTGGGCTCTTTAAGTCTCGTCCCTCTCGGCTTCATAGGTGGAGAATTTATGACTGTCGCAGACAGAGGTGAATTTACTGTCGTTGTCGAGATGCCATCGTCAACCAATATCAGGGAAACAAATTTCAAATCGATGGAAATTGAAAAGATAATTTCTCAGATTCCGGAGGTCAAAAGAATTAACACGACTGCCGGACTTGCAGCAGAAGGAATGCTCGGTCAAAATGCCAACAATATATCTTCTATCGATGTAACGCTGATCCCAAGAAAAGAGAGAAAAAGATCAACCGATGAGATAAGTGAAGAAATACGCCAGAAGTTGAATGCTAGGCCAGGATTAAAAGTTCATGTTAATCCAATTGGTATTTTTGGTACTGCCAATCAAACGCCGATTATGCTCGTGGTTTCCGGTGCTAACCTCGACAGTGTAAGAGTAGCCGCCGAAAAACTCGCCGAAGTCATCAAAAAAGTACCGGGTACTGCTGATGTCAGACTATCTTCTGAACAGGGTAAGAAAGAAATTTCTGTCAAAGTCAACAGAAGACTTATGGCGAGCTACGGACTGACTCTTGCAGAAGTGGGACAGACATTAAGAATCGCTTTTACAGGTGATAATAACACCAAATTCCGGGACGGCCGGAACGAGTTTGATATCAGAATCATGCTCGATAATGTCTCCCGAAATAAAACCTCTTCGCTCGAGGAAATGATATTTACTTCGCGAACCGGAAAACAGGTTAAGCTAAGTCAGTTTGCTACACTTGAGTCGACAACAGGTCCTTCAAAATTGACAAGAACCGACAGAAGTAACGCTCTCTATGTTTACTCGCAGGCAGTTGGAAGACCCACCGGTTCTATCGCTCAGGACATTGATATTGCAAGAGCAAAAGTTAATTTCCCTGCAGGTGTGACCTTCAAGTACATGGGAGATGTAAAGATGCAGGGTGAATCATTCTCCAGCATGTTCCTTGCACTTACTGCGGCAATCTTGTTCGTGTATCTGATTATGGTTGCTTTATACGATAACTGGGTATATCCTTTTGTAGTGCTCTTTTCAATACCGGTTGCCATGGTTGGAGCACTTCTTGCCCTTGCGATGGCGATGAAATCTCTATCAATTTTCTCCATGCTCGGAATAGTAATGCTTGTTGGACTGGTGGCGAAAAATGCTATTCTCCTCGTTGACCGGGCAAACCAGATGAAACTTGAACAAGGGGTTTCATCAAGAGATGCACTTGTTGAAGCCGGAAGATCGAGGTTGAGACCAATCGTGATGACAACCCTTACGATGATCATGGGTATGATACCAATAGCAATGTCATCAAGTGATGGATCAGAGTGGAAATCAGGACTTGCCTGGGGCATTATAGGTGGTCTGTCAAGTTCCCTGCTTCTTACCCTCGTTCTTGTTCCTGTGGTTTATGAACTTGTGGATAACACAGGAGCCAGAATCAAAAAATTGCTAAAAAGAAAAGAAGCTGTTAATTAA
- a CDS encoding IS1182 family transposase → MKKTPKTPAFKPYDQHQMFLFPPSIEDMIPKEHPVRVVNSILDKINYTSLFDRYPGGGTSSYNPVMLVKVIVYSYLNNIYTSRKIEAALKENIHHMWISGMQQPDHNSINRFRKDKLSLSLKNLFTQVVELLVEQKVLSIKELYLDGTKIEANANKYTFVWGNAIKSNKEKMKRQLKDIWEFAQTQASEDEKEDFPFEYHEPDPESVKEAIERINKSLADSEAEVPAKLKQKLKYAEKNWPVNLKKYQEQEGILGERKSYSKTDKDATFMRMKEDHMMNGQLKAGYNVEIATNNQLVVSYDIFQKPADATTLPDVVKGIQQEYGESPEYLIADAGYGSEENYQFLHKEGIKGVIKYNYYDAKKKRKSKYPFSHENLYYNQEEDCLICPMGQRMDNVGKRHRKTENGYTLELSRYKAKNCEGCPLRGACHKGAGERIIEISHTGRELRQKAEEILESETGAELYRRRKIDVEPVFGNIKQNMGFTRFTLRGKKGVLTELGLVAFAHNFRKIILGKMFEFTPNFA, encoded by the coding sequence ATGAAAAAGACACCAAAAACCCCTGCATTCAAACCCTACGATCAGCACCAAATGTTTCTGTTTCCTCCTTCAATTGAGGATATGATACCCAAGGAGCATCCTGTTCGTGTGGTAAACTCAATTCTTGATAAAATTAACTATACATCTTTGTTCGACCGATATCCGGGTGGAGGGACTTCCAGTTATAATCCCGTGATGCTTGTAAAGGTAATCGTTTATTCCTACCTTAACAATATTTACACCAGTCGAAAGATAGAAGCTGCCCTAAAGGAAAATATTCATCACATGTGGATAAGCGGTATGCAGCAACCTGATCACAATTCAATAAACAGGTTCCGCAAGGATAAGCTGAGTCTATCCCTGAAAAACCTCTTTACACAGGTGGTTGAACTACTGGTAGAACAGAAAGTCTTGAGCATAAAAGAGTTGTATTTAGACGGTACAAAGATAGAGGCGAATGCCAATAAATATACCTTTGTTTGGGGCAATGCCATCAAATCAAACAAAGAGAAAATGAAGAGACAGCTTAAGGATATTTGGGAATTTGCTCAAACACAGGCCTCAGAGGATGAGAAGGAAGATTTTCCCTTTGAGTACCATGAGCCCGATCCTGAGAGTGTCAAGGAGGCAATAGAGAGGATTAATAAATCTCTGGCAGACAGCGAGGCCGAGGTACCGGCAAAGCTAAAGCAGAAGTTGAAATACGCAGAGAAGAACTGGCCGGTGAATCTGAAGAAATATCAGGAGCAGGAGGGTATACTTGGTGAGAGGAAGTCGTATAGCAAGACAGATAAAGATGCGACATTCATGCGGATGAAGGAAGATCACATGATGAACGGGCAGTTAAAAGCGGGTTATAATGTAGAGATAGCAACGAACAACCAGTTAGTGGTAAGTTATGATATTTTCCAGAAACCTGCTGATGCAACGACATTACCTGATGTAGTAAAGGGAATACAGCAAGAGTATGGAGAGAGCCCTGAGTACTTAATTGCGGATGCGGGTTATGGGTCTGAGGAGAATTACCAGTTCCTACATAAGGAGGGAATAAAGGGAGTAATAAAGTACAATTACTATGATGCTAAGAAGAAGAGAAAAAGTAAGTACCCATTCAGTCACGAGAATCTTTACTATAATCAGGAAGAGGATTGTTTAATCTGTCCGATGGGTCAGAGAATGGATAATGTAGGAAAACGGCACAGAAAAACAGAAAATGGTTACACACTTGAGTTGAGCAGGTACAAGGCGAAGAACTGTGAGGGATGTCCACTTCGGGGAGCATGTCACAAAGGTGCCGGGGAGAGAATTATAGAAATAAGTCATACAGGGAGAGAACTAAGACAGAAGGCGGAAGAGATACTCGAATCAGAGACCGGAGCAGAACTCTACAGACGGAGAAAGATAGATGTGGAGCCGGTCTTCGGAAACATAAAGCAAAACATGGGATTTACGAGGTTCACACTTCGAGGAAAGAAGGGTGTGCTGACAGAGTTGGGATTGGTAGCTTTTGCTCACAATTTTAGAAAGATAATATTAGGCAAAATGTTCGAATTTACCCCAAATTTTGCTTAA